A genomic segment from Fusarium fujikuroi IMI 58289 draft genome, chromosome FFUJ_chr04 encodes:
- a CDS encoding probable enzyme activator VAC14, which yields MDANIQRALNDKLYDKRKIGALELERVIRDLVSVKDYQRVHDILEQLCNDYAYAVHQPHARNGGLIGLAAAAIALGPELPRYLAKIVPPVLACFTDQDARVRYYACEAMYNIAKVAKGEILVYFNSIFDQLCKLGADSELSVKNGAELLDRLVKDIVSESAASYVSILEAPPEFDGDDKVSLGENSHLPTAFSLPRFIPLLKERIWVINPFTRQFLVGWITLLDSIPDLELVTYLPDFLGGLLKFLSDQNSDVRVATQTCLDKFLNEIKRIARIKKGILESKRSKEGAKRKRQDSIDSESINPDFEEGDELDSDAALDDDDDSGEDWIPGQDVEINYKEILQILTATLDSPLEEDCLLESLRWVVEFLDICPEEVLPFTPKILAHMLPAMASTKETIHQAATRVNTCLMDYVVSLSDDSELSQPPPPVQPPQHLSTSRLPVPGEKGAEGINSNRASLSSSRDLDLRSPTPAQGRSISTPADINITQTQADLDYAAAVNSLTLLFLNDHEATRVAALTWLIMLHRKAPRKVLAFNDGTFPALLKTLSDPSDAVVTKDLQLLSQISRNTEDDYFANFMVNLLQLFSTDRKLLETRGNLIIRQLCLSLSPERIYRTLADCIEKEEDVEFASIMVQNLNNNLITAPQLADVRKRLRNLETKDGQTLFVALFRSWCYNAVATFSLCLLAQAYEQAYNLLQIFGELDMTVNMLIQVDKLVQLIESPVFTYLRLQLLEPEKYPYLYKCMYGILMLLPQSSAFAALKNRLNSVSSIGYLHAAPRTAPPTTSSSNFDRPNRLKSREEGNIRWVELLEKFRSVQERARRAQRQNNMDGDEVPPMGVSELRIGDGAVDVKGKETRGVGLQTIPQKEPAPAPPVPAKRIGLGRQFGRLGGAVAGKGRRNP from the exons ATGGATGCCAACATCCAGCGTGCCCTTAATGATAAGCTCTACGACAAACGTAAGATCGGGGCTCTGGA GCTTGAACGTGTTATTCGAGATCTAGTCAGTGTCAAGGACTATCAGCGAGTTCATGATATTCTGGAGCAGCTTTGCAACGACTATGCGTACGCTGTGCATCAGCCTCATGCCAGAAATGGCGGCTTGATAGGCCTCGCTGCCGCCGCTATTGCCCTTGGTCCA GAGCTACCCAGATATCTCGCCAAGATTGTTCCCCCTGTCCTGGCATGTTTCACCGACCAAGATGCAAGAGTAAGGTATTATGCTTGCGAGGCCATGTACAATATAGCCAAGGTTGCAAAGGGAGAAATATTGGtgtattttaatagtatcttTGATCAGCTTTGCAAG CTTGGGGCGGACTCGGAGCTGTCAGTCAAAAACGGAGCGGAACTGTTGGATCGACTCGTAAAAGATATTGTATCTGAGTCTGCTGCTTCATACGTCTCTATTCTCGAGGCACCGCCAGAGttcgatggcgatgataaGGTATCGCTGGGCGAGAACTCTCACTTGCCGACGGCGTTCTCCCTACCTCGCTTCATTCCACTCCTGAAAGAGCGCATTTGGGTTATTAATCCCTTCACTCGGCAGTTCCTCGTGGGATGGATTACGTTGCTGGATTCTATACCCGACCTGGAGCTCGTCACATATCTCCCGGACTTCCTTGGAggtcttctcaagttcctttCCGACCAGAATTCGGATGTGAGGGTTGCCACACAAACCTGCTTGGATAAGTTTTTGAACGAGATCAAGCGCATTGCGCGTATAAAGAAGGGCATCTTGGAAAGCAAACGGTCTAAAGAGGGCGCCAAGCGGAAACGACAAGACTCGATCGATAGCGAATCGATAAACCCTGACTTTGAGGAAGGAGATGAGCTCGACTCAGACGCCGCactcgatgacgatgacgatagtGGAGAGGATTGGATTCCTGGACAAGATGTCGAGATAAATTACAAGGAGATTCTTCAGATACTTACTGCCACGCTCGATTCTCCGCTAG AGGAGGATTGTCTCCTCGAGTCACTAAGATGGGTTGTTGAATTTCTAGATATTTGCCCCGAAGAAGTCCTTCCCTTTACGCCCAAGATCCTCGCCCATATGCTCCCAGCTATGGCTAGCACCAAAGAAACCATTCATCAAGCAGCAACCCGGGTCAACACATGCCTGATGGACTATGTCGTTTCACTCTCAGACGACTCGGAGTTGAGTCAACCGCCACCTCCTGTTCAGCCGCCTCAACATCTCTCAACCTCTCGACTTCCAGTTCCCGGAGAAAAGGGGGCCGAGggcatcaacagcaacagggCATCTCTATCAAGCTCCAGAGACCTCGATCTCCGTAGTCCCACGCCTGCTCAAGGCCGCTCGATATCGACTCCCGCTGATATCAACATTACGCAGACACAAGCCGATCTGGACTATGCCGCCGCCGTCAACTCTCtgactctcctcttcctcaacgaccATGAAGCGACCCGGGTGGCCGCCTTGACGTGGCTTATTATGCTGCACAGGAAAGCTCCCCGAAAGGTCCTCGCTTTCAACGATGGCACGTTCCCAGCATTGCTGAAGACATTATCCGATCCCTCAGACGCCGTAGTAACCAAggatcttcagcttctctcaCAAATCTCAAGGAATACAGAGGACGACTACTTTGCAAATTTCATGGTCAATCTCTTACAGCTTTTCTCAACAGATCGAAAGCTGCTTGAAACTCGAGGAAATCTCATCATTCGGCAACTGTGTTTAAGCCTGAGCCCGGAGAGGATTTACAGGACACTAGCAGACTGCAttgagaaagaggaagacgtCGAATTTGCAAGCATAATGGTGCAGAACCTTAACAACAACCTCATTACTGCTCCACAGCTAGCAGACGTTCGAAAAAGATTACGAAACCTTGAAACAAAG GATGGTCAAACGCTATTTGTGGCATTGTTTCGATCATGGTGCTATAATGCTGTCGCCACCTTCTCACTTTGCTTGCTCGCCCAGGCCTATGAGCAAGCTTACAACTTGCTGCAGATCTT CGGTGAATTGGACATGACAGTCAACATGCTCATACAAGTAGATAAGCTAGTACAGCTCATTGAGTCACCCGTCTTCACTT ACTTAAGACTACAACTCCTGGAACCTGAGAAGTACCCATACTTATACAAGTGCATGTATGGTATTCTCATGCTTCTACCGCAGTCCTCGGCATTTGCTGCGCTGAAGAACAGACTCAACAGCGTCAGCTCTATTGGTTATCTACATGCGGCACCTCGAAC GGCTCCTCCAACTACAAGCAGCTCCAATTTTGACAGACCCAATCGACTCAAGAGCAGGGAAGAGGGGAATATACGATGGGTTGAACTCCTGGAAAAGTTCCGAAGTGTGCAGGAACGAGCTAGACGCGCGCAGCGTCAGAACAACATGGACGGTGACGAAGTCCCACCAATGGGGGTCAGTGAACTCCGCATTGGCGACGGAGCGGTAGACGTCAAAGGCAAGGAGACACGGGGTGTCGGCTTGCAAACAATTCCCCAGAAAGAGCCAGCACCCGCTCCCCCAGTGCCGGCCAAAAGAATCGGGTTGGGTAGACAGTTTGGAAGATTGGGTGGCGCCGTGGCAGGTAAAGGGCGGCGAAACCCATAG
- a CDS encoding probable APG9-integral membrane protein required for Cvt and autophagy transport produces the protein MSSKLFSRSNFPARGSRSFYEQLRSGDDDEYDPGIDEENLGHRFDDDFHPEGLDIGDSRMTIESAALDPKGKARAKTLRKQAQSSGGPSPRWHQQDDDGDNEVPASLLMEPNEAVNLPPMSPRRAAPSNNHQSPEVAGPSSARTRAQWEAATAQQQLHQENSYGVPAGPQPIPVARGSIASNPREKALWRWVNTSNLDSFMRDVYDYYEGGGLWCILCANALWLLETLFVAVLLTFLCQCIDYSKIPHSKSLHEVVVPQCTRKMSGLWNLAIWLYTFFFIWKCVQYFVEIRRLLYIRDFYIYLLDIPEQDMQTVSWQDIVARIMALREQNPKTATNITPKLRQFIGSQSKERLDAHDIANRLMRKENYLIAMINKDVLNLSLPVPFLRGRQLFSKTMEWYLHYCILDMAFNELGQVQQDFLRPDRRRLLSQKLKQRLMFAGFLNLIFAPVVLAYVVIVYFFTYYYEYTKDPKQAAARKYTSLAEWKFREFNELPHIFYERLHMSYPFATRYIDQFPKRMTEDIARTIAFMTGAITAILAVGSILDSELFINFEITKDRPVLFYLGIFGAIWAITRGMVSEETLVFNPEYALMNVIEYTHYMPDHWKNKLHSFEVKQEFAELYKMKVVIFLEEVMGIVTTPMLLLFSLPKCSDQIVDFFREFTIHVDGLGYVCSFAVFDFQKGPGNTGHQGQRPDVREDYYSTKHNKMAASYFGFLDNYVTNPKTGIPGHTPFGGKPAFHPPPAFPGLASPSLGADMQGSHIGRAETGRARSRAPGGRGPRTVPMPQPSPMASILLDQHHQPAGVNMGARSLHWSRYPRGFRGESQITEEAEDSAMRRAGEDDEPYEPGGGLGESTWETSPAKGVTRENSAANTEDPGEGVLGMIYQLQQTQRSRRGGGMV, from the exons ATGTCCTCAAAGTTATTCTCCCGATCGAATTTCCCCGCAAGAGGGTCACGGTCGTTTTATGAACAGCTACGTTctggagatgatgacgagtaCGATCCCGGCATCGATGAAGAGAACCTTGGCCATCGATTTGATGACGATTTTCATCCCGAAGGGCTCGACATTGGCGATAGCCGTATGACAATAGAAAGCGCAGCTCTGGACCCAAAGGGCAAAGCAAGGGCTAAGACACTAAGGAAGCAGGCGCAAAGTTCCGGCGGACCGTCGCCGCGATGGCACCAGCAGGACGACGACGGTGACAACGAGGTACCTGCATCGTTACTCATGGAGCCAAATGAAGCAGTAAACTTGCCCCCAATGTCGCCCAGACGAGCAGCCCCATCCAACAatcatcaaagtccagaAGTTGCAGGCCCATCATCAGCACGGACAAGGGCCCAGTGGGAAGCAGCCACAGCTCAgcaacaacttcatcaagaaaATAGTTATGGAGTGCCCGCTGGACCACAGCCTATTCCCGTAGCTAGGGGCTCAATAGCGAGTAATCCGAGGGAGAAAGCACTCTGGCGATGGGTTAACACCTCAAATCTAGACAGCTTTATGCGGGATGTTTACGACTATTATGAAGGTGGGGGACTGTGGTGCATTCTGTGTGCTAACGCTCTCTGGCTCTT GGAGACACTTTTCGTCGCGGTGTTGCTCACCTTCCTATGTCAATGCATTGACTATTCAAAGATTCCACACAGCAAGTCCTTACATGAGGTTGTAGTTCCCCAATGCACACGCAAAATGTCCGGCCTCTGGAACCTGGCGATTTGGCTTtacaccttcttcttcatctggaaGTGTGTACAATACTTTGTGGAGATTCGCCGCCTCCTCTACATCAGGGACTTCTACATTTACTTGCTGGATATCCCAGAACAAGACATGCAAACTGTTTCGTGGCAGGATATTGTGGCTCGTATTATGGCTCTGCGTGAACAGAACCCGAAGACTGCAACAAACATCACACCGAAACTGAGACAGTTCATTGGCAGCCAGTCGAAAGAACGGCTTGATGCACACGATATTGCTAATCGACTCATGCGTAAAGAGAATTACCTCATTGCGATGATCAACAAGGACGTCCTGAACTTGTCTTTGCCAGTTCCGTTTCTTCGCGGCCGCCAGCTATTTTCAAAGACAATGGAATGGTATCTTCATTACTGCATCCTTGATATGGCCTTTAACGAGTTGGGCCAAGTTCAGCAGGACTTTTTGCGCCCAGATCGCAGACGCCTCTTGAGCCAGAAACTGAAGCAGCGGTTGATGTTCGCGGGGTTCCTCAACCTTATTTTTGCGCCTGTTGTGCTTGCATATGTTGTCATTGTTTACTTCTTTACTTACTATTAT GAGTACACAAAGGATCCCAAGCAAGCTGCAGCGCGCAAGTACACTTCTCTTGCAGAATGGAAATTCCGCGAGTTCAACGAACTGCCACATATATTCTACGAAAGGCTGCATATGTCTTATCCATTCGCCACTCGGTATATCGATCAGTTCCCGAAGAGGATGACTGAAGATATTGCGCGAACCATCGCCTTCATGACAGGCGCAATTACGGCCATCCTCGCCGTGGGCTCTATTCTTGACTCGGagctttttattaacttCGAGATCACGAAAGACAGACCAGTCCTATTCTATCTCGGAATTTTTGGTGCCATTTGGGCTATCACCCGAGGAATGGTGTCTGAAGAGACATTGGTGTTCAATCCCGAATATGCCTTGATGAATGTCATTGAGTACACACACTACATGCCTGATCACTGGAAAAACAAGCTTCACAGCTTCGAGGTTAAACAAGAATTTGCAGAGCTTTACAAGATGAAAGTGGTCATCTTTCTCGAGGAGGTGATGGGCATAGTCACGACACCTATGCTGCTTTTGTTTTCACTGCCTAAATGCAGTGACCAGATCGTTGATTTCTTCCGCGAATTCACAATCCACGTTGACGGACTCGGCTATGTCTGCTCCTTTGCGGTATTCGACTTTCAGAAAGGACCAGGGAATACAGGCCATCAGGGGCAACGACCGGATGTTCGTGAGGACTACTACTCAACGAAGCACAACAAGATGGCCGCATCTTACTTTGGGTTCCTTGATAACTACGTCACAAACCCCAAGACTGGCATCCCTGGGCATACACCGTTTGGAGGAAAACCAGCCTTTCACCCACCTCCAGCTTTCCCAGGACTTGCTTCTCCATCATTAGGAGCAGACATGCAGGGTTCTCATATTGGTCGGGCGGAAACGGGACGTGCCAGAAGTAGAGCCCCCGGTGGACGAGGTCCACGTACGGTACCAATGCCACAGCCTTCTCCGATGGCCTCTATCCTGCtagatcaacatcaccaacctgCTGGGGTGAACATGGGTGCACGTAGTCTTCATTGGTCAAGGTATCCGCGAGGATTCCGCGGGGAAAGCCAGATAactgaagaagctgaagatagCGCGATGAGACGAGCtggggaagatgacgaaCCGTACGAGCCAGGGGGGGGACTAGGTGAATCGACCTGGGAAACGTCTCCCGCGAAAGGGGTGACCCGGGAGAACAGTGCAGCCAATACAGAGGATCCTGGTGAAGGCGTATTGGGTATGATATACCAGCTTCAGCAAACGCAGCGATCCCGGCGCGGTGGGGGCATGGTCTGA
- a CDS encoding MRS4-like protein: MAQPSADPVEEYDYESLPPNFSLLQNMAAGAFAGIAEHTAMYPIDAIKTRMQILNPSTTPAYSGVIRNTVQIARTEGFFSLWRGMSSVIVGAGPAHAVYFATYEAVKHAMGGNQAGVHHPLAAATSGAAATIASDAFMNPFDVIKQRMQIQNSSKMYRSMLDCAKYVYKSEGLGAFYISYPTTLSMTVPFTALQFLAYESISTAMNPAKNYDPLTHCLAGAVAGGFAAGLTTPMDVIKTMLQTRGTSTDPEVRSVNSFIGGCRLLYRRAGVRGFFKGVRPRIVTTMPSTAICWSAYEFSKSYFIKRNDAA, from the exons ATGGCCCAGCCAAGTGCAGACCCAGTCGAAGAATACGA CTATGAATCTCTTCCGCCCAACTTCTCCCTGCTGCAGAACATGGCAGCAGGCGCCTTTGCCGGCATAGCA GAGCACACTGCCATGTATCCCATTGATGCAATCAAG ACCAGAATGCAAATCCTCAACCCCAGCACCACACCGGCCTACTCGGGTGTCATTCGTAATACCGTTCAAATTGCCCGCACCGAGGGATTCTTCAGCTTATGGCGCGGCATGTCTAGTGTCATAGTTGGAGCTG GTCCTGCGCATGCCGTCTATTTTGCAACATATGAAGCAGTCAAACATGCCATGGGCGGTAACCAGGCCGGTGTACACCATCCCCTCGCTGCTG CCACCAGTGGTGCCGCTGCCACTATTGCTAGCGACGCGTTCATGAACCCTTTCGATG TCATCAAGCAGCGCATGCAGATTCAAAATTCGAGCAAGATGTACCGATCCATGCTGGACTGCGCCAAGTATGTCTACAAGTCGGAGGGCCTGGGCGCTTTCTATATCTCGTACCCTACGACACTGTCCATGACAGTCCCCTTTACAGCTCTACAGTTCCTCGCATACGAGTCTATTTCTACCGCCATGAACCCCGCAAAGAACTACGACCCCTTGACACATTGTTTGGCcggtgctgttgctggtggcTTTGCTGCTGGTCTTACCACTCCCATGGACGTCATCAAGACCATGCTCCAGACTCGCGGAACCTCCACTGACCCCGAAGTGAGAAGCGTCAACAGTTTTATCGGAGGCTGCCGCCTATTATATCGAAGAGCCGGTGTCAGAGGCTTCTTCAAGGGTGTGCGACCTCGCATTGTTACCACAATGCCCAGCACAGCCATCTGCTGGTCGGCATATGAATTTTCAAA GTCCTACTTCATCAAGCGCAACGATGCCGCCTGA
- a CDS encoding probable delta 8-sphingolipid desaturase — protein MAHSAVVTGLPPLAGNAPEKTPKLMTRDEIEALIAQGKHVTIFHNQVIKMDAWMPYHPGGDKAMLHMVGKDASDEIDALHCFETRQKVLRYRIGRIEGTWENFLPPIQGGVYRTHEEIERANAGGESHKDQDSSAPSTRVPSPVFDEEETAGARQRKTNKKDGARAPSISSASSVEEPDLDGMSYLDTITREHISLDLDKYPPPDKETQATIVAKYRELHQKVYDTGLYNCNYKAYGIEFIRYTALAVGSAFCLRHEWYALSAFLLGALWHQLSFTVHDAGHMGITHSYLIDSCIGALIADFMGGLSIGWWKRNHNVHHVITNAPEHDPDIEHMPLFAVSHRLLGSLRSTYYERVMAYDAVAKVLLRVQAWTYYPLLALARFNLYRLSWDHLIMGRGPKKGPGLVIWWLEIIGQVFFWTWFGYGLVYNLLPDNWTRFYFVMISNITASPLHVQIVLSHFAMSTVELGPQESFPQRQLRTTMDIDCPEWLDFFHGGLQFQVIHHLFPRVPRHNLRATQKLVQELCNEVNIPYALYGFANGNQQVIGRLAEVSRQAAILAKCQQAIQNGDLSGHHH, from the exons ATGGCCCATAGTGCTGTCGTTACAGGCCTGCCGCCTCTTGCAGGTAATGCGCCGGAGAAGACACCAAAGCTTATGACCAGGGACGAGATTGAAGCCTTGATCGCTCAAGGCAAGCATGTCACTATATTCCATAACCAAGTCATTAAGATGGATGCTTGGATGCCCTATCACCCCGGAGGTGATAAGGCTATGCTTCACATGGTGGGCAAGGATGCTTCTGATGAAATCGATGC TCTACACTGTTTCGAGACACGCCAGAAAGTCCTGCGCTATCGCATCGGTCGGATTGAAGGAACTTGGGAGAACTTCCTGCCGCCTATCCAGGGAGGCGTTTACCGTACACACGAAGAAATTGAACGAGCTAACGCCGGGGGGGAATCCcacaaagaccaagactcGAGCGCTCCGTCAACTCGTGTCCCATCACCAGTCttcgacgaggaagagaccgCCGGGGCAAGACAGCGAAAGACGAACAAAAAGGACGGAGCTCGAGCGCCCTCGATATCATCTGCTTCTAGCGTAGAAGAGCCAGATCTTGATGGCATGTCGTATCTTGATACCATTACTCGCGAACATATCAGcctcgacctcgacaagTACCCTCCTCCCGACAAGGAAACACAAGCCACGATCGTTGCCAAATATCGCGAGCTCCACCAGAAGGTCTACGACACAGGGCTTTACAACTGCAACTACAAGGCCTATGGAATCGAATTCATTCGATACACTGCATTGGCGGTCGGTTCAGCTTTCTGTCTCCGCCACGAATGGTACGCTCTGAGTGCCTTTCTTCTGGGCGCCCTTTGGCATCAACTCTCATTCACAGTCCACGATGCTGGGCATATGGGTATCACTCATAGCTACCTCATTGATTCTTGCATCGGAGCCCTGATCGCCGACTTTATGGGAGGTTTGTCGATAGGATGGTGGAAGCGTAATCACAACGTGCACCACGTTATTACCAATGCGCCGGAGCACGACCCTGATATTGAGCACATGCCTCTCTTTGCCGTCTCTCACCGTCTTCTAGGCAGCTTGAGATCAACATACTACGAGAGAGTTATGGCCTATGATGCTGTGGCAAAAGTTCTGCTTAGAGTTCAGGCCTGGACTTACTACCCACTACTTGCACTGGCTCGTTTCAACCTCTACCGACTCTCATGGGACCACCTCATCATGGGCCGAGGTCCAAAGAAGGGGCCTGGCTTGGTTATCTGGTGGCTTGAGATCATTGGACAGGTTTTCTTCTGGACCTGGTTCGGCTATGGTCTGGTATACAATCTTCTCCCTGACAACTGGACCCGATTCTACTTTGTCATGATCAGCAACATCACCGCCTCGCCTCTCCATGTTCAGATTGTCTTGTCTCACTTTGCCATGAGCACAGTCGAACTGGGACCTCAGGAGTCGTTCCCACAGAGACAGCTCCGAACCACCATGGACATTGATTGTCCTGAGTGGCTTGACTTCTTCCATGGAGGACTTCAGTTCCAGGTTATTCACCATCTCTTCCCTCGCGTACCGCGCCATAATCTGCGTGCGACACAGAAGCTCGTCCAGGAGTTGTGTAACGAGGTCAACATCCCTTACGCGTTGTATGGGTTCGCCAACGGCAACCAACAGGTTATTGGAAGGCTGGCAGAGGTTTCCCGACAGGCGGCCATCCTTGCTAAGTGCCAGCAGGCGATTCAGAATGGGGACCTTTCAGGCCATCACCATTAG
- a CDS encoding related to tetratricopeptide repeat protein 2: MHLNLAGLAVAATAFLATASALSPQDIPADLPVSNLLTKAQSHLSRGETSEALVYYDAAIARDPTNYLSLFKRATAYLSLGRTSQATDDFNKVLSLKPGFEGAHLQLARLRAKAGDWDAAKAQYGLAGKTPKSAEFVELEEAKLAAHLADMASKGGKWEECVSHAGTAIVVASRSPHLRELRAHCRFELGDVELALSDLQHVLHMKPGDTSPHIVISATSFYALGDLENGIGQVKKCLQSDPDSKTCKKLHKQEKKVEKAYKKIQGQLSRGQPTTAGRALVGTADDSGLVPDVRNQVEELKKNKSIPKTARIQLLENLVEMTCQAYTESSHKEAPKYCDESLQLNPDSFWGLLHKGKAQLKSELYDAAIATLEKAAEIRPDLKEKVNPILNKAHIALKRSKTKDYYKVLGVENDADERQIKSAYRKQSKIFHPDKAAKQGIPKEEAEKKMASINEAYEVLSDPELRARFDRGDDPNSQERPNPFQGQGNPFGGGGGHPFMFQQGGGGGGPNIKFQFGGQPFGF, translated from the exons ATGCATCTCAATCTTGCTGGGCTGGCGGTGGCTGCTACGGCCTTCCTCGCAACTGCCAGCGCCCTTTCGCCGCAAGATATCCCGGCCGATCTCCCTGTTTCGAACCTCTTGACAAAGGCGCAGTCGCATCTGTCCCGCGGCGAGACCAGCGAAGCTCTCGTGTACTACGATGCTGCCATCGCCCGCGACCCGACGAACTACCTTTCCCTCTTTAAACGGGCCACCGCATATCTCTCACTCGGCCGAACCTCGCAGGCAACTGACGATTTCAACAAAGTCCTGTCCCTCAAGCCTGGCTTTGAGGGAGcccatcttcaactcgcCAGGCTTCGTGCCAAGGCTGGAGATTGGGATGCCGCAAAGGCCCAGTACGGTCTTGCTGGAAAGACTCCCAAGTCGGCTGAGTTTGTCGAGCTGGAAGAGGCCAAGCTGGCAGCTCACCTAGCTGACATGGCTAGCAAGGGCGGGAAGTGGGAAGAGTGTGTCAGCCATGCCGGTACTGCAATCGTTGTCGCGAGTCgatctcctcatctgcgTGAACTCCGAGCGCACTGTCGCTTCGAGCTCGGCGATGTCGAACTTGCTCTCAGCGATCTGCAACACGTCCTTCACATGAAGCCTGGCGACACTTCTCCCCATATCGTCATTTCGGCGACTTCGTTCTACGCTTTGGGTGACCTGGAGAATGGTATTGGACAAGTCAAGAAGTGTCTTCAGTCAGATCCTGATTCCAAGACCTGCAAGAAGTTGCAcaagcaggagaagaaggtcgagaaAGCATACAAGAAGATCCAGGGACAACTCAGCCGAGGACAGCCTACTACAGCGGGCAGGGCATTGGTCGGTACTGCCGATGATTCTGGCTTGGTGCCTGATGTCCGAAATCAGGTGGAGGAGCttaagaagaacaagagcatccCTAAGACCGCCCGTATCCAGCTTCTGGAGAATTTGGTCGAGATGACTTGTCAAGCATACACCGAG TCAAGCCACAAAGAAGCCCCCAAGTACTGTGACGAGTCACTACAACTCAACCCTGACTCTTTCTGGGGTCTTCTACACAAGGGTAAGGCTCAACTCAAGAGTGAGCTTTACGACGCCGCCATTGCTACCCTTGAGAAGGCCGCCGAGATCCGCCCGgatctgaaggagaaggtcaaCCCAATCCTTAACAAGGCTCACATTGCCCTCAAGCgcagcaagaccaaggacTACTACAAGGTGCTTGGTGTCGAGAACGACGCCGACGAGCGCCAAATCAAGTCGGCCTACCGCAAGCAATCAAAGATCTTCCACCCTGACAAGGCCGCCAAACAAGGTATCCCCAAGgaagaggccgagaagaagatggccagCATCAACGAGGCATACGAAGTTCTTAGCGACCCCGAGTTACGTGCCCGTTTCGACCGTGGCGATGATCCCAACTCTCAAGAGAGGCCAAACCCTTTCCAGGGACAGGGCAACCCCTTCGGTGGGGGTGGTGGTCATCCATTCATGTTCCAGCAAGGCGGTGGGGGTGGTGGTCCCAATATCAAGTTCCAGTTCGGTGGTCAACCATTTGGATTCTAG